A window of the Desulfobacula toluolica Tol2 genome harbors these coding sequences:
- a CDS encoding vWA domain-containing protein, whose product MKQIINNYSKCIIIVAIMLIGSMAWAGSLKKTELVCRLKTDRDIFIAGEPQNIVLKVSLDAPAAPADISRPAVNLALVLDRSGSMNGTKIDQAKAAALETLNRLGMQDIFSLVTYDTTIQTIVPARHPSSVQEIIHTIRQIRTGGSTALFGGVSQGAAEIRKNLENEYVHRIVLLSDGLANVGPSTPEDLGRMGAALIKENISVTTVGVGVDYNEDLMARLSQKSDGNTYFVESEYDLPAIFAAELGDVLNVVAKNVKVIITLSDNITPVGIIGREGRIRGNRIELSMNQLYGGQEKYALVEVRLPASKSGSKQTIARADVYYENPFTQKQAQSTGTSQVKFSNNPKQVAESANIDVVREYERNLNAMAQEKAIEFSDKGQKKEAVAELKKSAVKLKAAGARYQDEELLEEAKAIENQARQIEAEGMSKKSRKVLRTQSFQMKNQQLLKKE is encoded by the coding sequence ATGAAACAGATTATCAATAATTATTCCAAATGCATTATTATTGTAGCCATTATGCTCATAGGTTCCATGGCATGGGCAGGCTCACTGAAAAAAACAGAATTGGTTTGCCGCTTGAAAACAGACCGGGATATTTTTATTGCAGGAGAACCCCAGAATATTGTTTTAAAGGTCAGCCTGGATGCCCCGGCTGCACCGGCAGACATTTCGCGTCCTGCAGTGAATCTTGCCCTGGTGCTGGACAGGTCCGGCTCCATGAACGGCACAAAAATCGACCAGGCAAAAGCGGCTGCACTGGAGACCCTTAACCGGCTCGGCATGCAGGATATTTTTTCCCTGGTGACATACGACACCACCATCCAGACCATTGTACCGGCCCGTCATCCAAGCAGTGTGCAGGAAATCATCCATACCATCCGACAAATCAGGACAGGTGGCAGCACAGCCCTTTTTGGCGGCGTCAGCCAGGGAGCTGCGGAAATCCGAAAAAACCTTGAAAATGAATATGTCCACCGCATTGTCCTTTTATCCGACGGGCTTGCCAATGTGGGCCCAAGCACACCCGAGGATCTGGGCCGGATGGGAGCTGCCCTGATCAAGGAAAACATCTCCGTCACCACTGTTGGTGTTGGAGTGGACTACAATGAAGATCTCATGGCACGGCTCTCCCAGAAAAGTGACGGCAACACCTATTTTGTTGAGTCAGAATATGATCTGCCTGCCATCTTTGCAGCGGAGCTGGGAGATGTACTCAATGTGGTGGCGAAAAATGTAAAAGTCATTATCACCCTGTCCGATAATATTACGCCTGTGGGCATCATCGGTCGGGAAGGCAGGATAAGAGGCAACCGGATAGAGCTGTCCATGAACCAGCTCTATGGAGGCCAGGAAAAATATGCCCTGGTGGAAGTGAGACTGCCGGCATCCAAGTCTGGATCAAAACAAACTATTGCCAGGGCTGATGTATATTATGAAAATCCGTTCACCCAAAAACAGGCTCAATCCACAGGCACCAGCCAGGTCAAATTCAGCAACAACCCCAAACAAGTGGCTGAATCCGCGAATATTGATGTGGTTAGGGAGTATGAGCGTAACCTCAATGCCATGGCCCAGGAGAAAGCCATTGAGTTCTCCGACAAAGGACAAAAAAAAGAGGCTGTTGCAGAACTGAAAAAATCTGCAGTCAAGCTCAAAGCTGCTGGTGCAAGATACCAGGATGAAGAACTGCTTGAAGAAGCAAAAGCAATTGAAAACCAGGCCCGGCAAATAGAAGCCGAAGGAATGAGCAAAAAAAGCCGCAAGGTTCTGCGAACCCAATCCTTTCAAATGAAGAATCAACAGCTTTTAAAAAAAGAATAA
- a CDS encoding AAA-type ATPase lid domain-containing protein: protein MARHFALKYAKELGKEEPAFTDKAVNALKTYFWPGNVRELENLIHRNLIMNDTNFIDSVNFPDIMKFNVPCDQCLNLSLEDMSKKYVRDVVEQTGGNKAKALEILKIDRKTLLKKLK, encoded by the coding sequence TTGGCCCGGCATTTTGCCTTAAAATATGCCAAAGAGCTGGGAAAAGAAGAACCCGCATTTACGGATAAGGCTGTCAATGCTTTGAAAACATATTTCTGGCCCGGCAATGTCAGAGAACTTGAAAACCTGATTCATCGAAACCTGATCATGAATGATACGAATTTTATCGACAGTGTCAATTTTCCCGACATCATGAAGTTTAATGTACCCTGTGATCAATGCCTCAATCTTAGCCTGGAAGATATGTCAAAAAAATATGTCAGGGATGTGGTGGAACAGACCGGCGGCAACAAAGCCAAAGCCCTTGAAATTTTAAAAATCGACCGGAAAACGTTGCTTAAAAAATTAAAATAG
- a CDS encoding sensor histidine kinase translates to MEPIDIRFEKQQQQIKELKQRNEKLEQFYCAYKKRHRCEGERIRELNCLCRVAQCVVSETDMDVALDKIVCIIPHGWQYSKESCARITFKDTTYLSPDFFESSVFQTEKILIENKAVGSIEVFYPPGLGLESKIPFLIEERNLLKAIANIISFYVIKQRDDENRKLIQHQLLHADRLATIGQLSAGVAHELNEPLGNILGLAQLALKLPDMPDQAKKDLGKIEECVIYSREIIKKLMEFSRQTSLCKKTINLNEAIDSSIIFLEARCVKEGIKIVKHYAKAITITADPNQIKQVITNLTINAIQAMKNGGKLTFTTRKNNENVILSVEDTGIGISGENISKTFMPFFTTKDVGEGTGLGLSVVYGIVRNHNGDIKVSSEPGKGTIFEVCLPLEEK, encoded by the coding sequence ATGGAACCCATTGATATTCGGTTCGAAAAACAGCAGCAGCAGATTAAAGAACTCAAACAACGCAATGAAAAATTAGAACAGTTTTATTGTGCTTATAAAAAACGCCACCGTTGTGAGGGAGAAAGAATAAGAGAACTCAATTGTCTGTGCCGGGTTGCCCAGTGTGTGGTGTCGGAAACCGACATGGATGTTGCACTGGATAAAATCGTTTGTATAATCCCCCATGGATGGCAATATTCAAAAGAATCCTGTGCCCGTATCACTTTTAAGGACACTACATATCTTTCCCCGGATTTTTTTGAATCCAGTGTGTTTCAGACTGAAAAAATTTTAATTGAAAACAAGGCTGTAGGATCAATAGAAGTTTTTTACCCTCCTGGACTGGGTCTGGAATCAAAGATTCCTTTTTTGATTGAAGAAAGAAACCTGCTCAAGGCGATTGCCAATATCATCAGCTTTTATGTGATAAAGCAGCGTGATGATGAAAACAGAAAGCTCATTCAGCATCAACTTCTTCATGCCGATAGGCTGGCAACAATAGGTCAGCTTTCCGCAGGGGTTGCCCATGAACTCAACGAACCATTGGGTAATATACTGGGGCTGGCGCAATTGGCACTGAAACTGCCTGACATGCCGGATCAGGCGAAAAAAGACCTTGGAAAAATTGAAGAATGTGTCATATATTCCCGGGAAATCATAAAAAAATTAATGGAATTTTCCCGTCAGACATCCTTGTGCAAAAAAACAATCAATCTCAATGAAGCCATTGACAGCAGCATCATATTTTTAGAAGCAAGATGTGTTAAAGAAGGCATAAAAATTGTAAAACACTATGCAAAAGCCATAACCATTACCGCTGATCCCAACCAGATCAAACAGGTGATAACGAATTTAACAATCAATGCCATCCAGGCAATGAAAAATGGCGGGAAATTAACATTCACCACAAGAAAAAACAATGAAAATGTAATTCTTTCTGTTGAAGATACCGGGATCGGGATATCCGGTGAAAATATCAGCAAAACATTCATGCCTTTTTTTACGACAAAAGATGTTGGTGAAGGCACGGGGTTAGGCCTTTCCGTTGTGTACGGCATTGTCAGAAACCATAATGGGGACATTAAAGTCAGCAGCGAACCTGGCAAAGGAACTATTTTCGAAGTTTGTTTACCTCTGGAGGAAAAATAA
- the gdhA gene encoding NADP-specific glutamate dehydrogenase codes for MNAYTKSVLAMLTEKYPWEKEYIQSVAEVFKSIAPVLDSNPEYQNNRILEQLVEPDRTISFRVPWKDDQGRIQVNTGYRVEFSNVLGPYKGGLRFHASVTQSIIKCLGFEQIFKNALTGLLLGGGKGGSDFNPRGKSDNEIMNFCQSFMLELSRHIGASTDVPAGDIGVGTREIGYLFGMYRRITKSFKGVLTGKGITWGGSYLRPEATGYGIVYFAEELLKNVEDDIEGKTVTVSGFGNVAWGVVKKVNELGGKVVTLSGPDGFIHDPEGITGEKVDYMLKLRLSGNDVVKDYADKFNVDFYKDQRPWVIPCDIAFPCATQNELDLDDAKALVKNNVKCLVEGANLPVTLEGMEFLEKSDIMYAPAKACNAGGVACSCFEMAQNATFMNWTEEEVDNRLHQVMKHIHDQCYETSCEFNKKGNYIFGANVAGFRRVADAILDQGLS; via the coding sequence ATGAATGCATATACAAAGTCTGTTTTAGCAATGCTTACGGAAAAATATCCCTGGGAAAAAGAATATATTCAATCTGTGGCTGAAGTTTTTAAATCCATTGCACCGGTGCTGGACTCTAATCCGGAGTATCAAAACAACCGGATTCTTGAACAACTGGTCGAACCGGACCGGACAATCAGTTTCAGAGTACCATGGAAAGATGACCAGGGTCGGATTCAGGTCAATACCGGGTATCGTGTCGAGTTTAGCAATGTACTGGGGCCCTATAAGGGGGGCCTTAGATTCCATGCATCCGTTACCCAAAGCATTATCAAATGTCTCGGATTTGAGCAGATTTTTAAAAACGCATTAACAGGTCTTTTATTGGGCGGTGGAAAAGGCGGATCTGATTTTAATCCAAGGGGCAAATCAGATAATGAAATCATGAATTTTTGCCAAAGTTTCATGTTGGAACTTTCACGGCATATTGGTGCATCAACTGATGTCCCGGCCGGTGATATCGGTGTGGGAACACGGGAAATCGGGTATCTTTTCGGCATGTACCGCAGGATAACCAAATCTTTTAAAGGTGTTTTGACAGGCAAAGGCATTACATGGGGCGGCAGTTATTTAAGGCCCGAGGCTACAGGGTATGGCATAGTTTATTTTGCCGAGGAACTGCTGAAAAATGTAGAAGATGATATTGAGGGTAAGACTGTTACGGTTTCCGGTTTTGGAAATGTTGCGTGGGGGGTTGTTAAAAAGGTTAATGAGCTTGGCGGCAAAGTGGTTACTCTTTCCGGACCGGACGGATTTATCCATGATCCCGAGGGTATTACCGGCGAAAAAGTCGATTATATGCTGAAACTGAGGTTGAGCGGAAATGATGTTGTAAAAGATTATGCAGATAAGTTTAACGTGGATTTTTATAAAGATCAGCGGCCCTGGGTAATTCCTTGTGATATTGCATTTCCCTGTGCAACACAAAATGAACTTGATCTTGATGATGCAAAGGCCCTGGTTAAAAACAATGTAAAATGCCTTGTAGAAGGTGCCAACCTGCCCGTGACCCTGGAGGGTATGGAATTTTTGGAAAAATCAGATATCATGTATGCACCTGCAAAGGCATGTAATGCAGGAGGGGTGGCCTGTTCCTGCTTTGAAATGGCACAGAATGCCACTTTTATGAATTGGACGGAAGAGGAAGTTGATAATCGACTTCATCAGGTAATGAAGCATATCCATGACCAGTGTTATGAAACATCCTGCGAATTCAACAAAAAAGGCAATTATATATTTGGTGCAAATGTTGCCGGGTTCCGGCGTGTGGCAGATGCTATTCTTGATCAGGGATTATCCTGA
- a CDS encoding response regulator transcription factor, giving the protein MTTIHILVAEDDDNIRMGLVDILESESYQVTQAQNGEKALALFRNNTVDLVLLDIMMPEKNGYDVCRDIRAMDKQVPIIMLTAKGEEMDKVIGLHSGADDYITKPFGIHELLARITAVLRRAGLQKNAVAHAETTKDATTKNFDACKEIFMFGGYRVNPKTFKLTTRYSEEPLSSSHDGKLDMKAPVEIVEIEISKRELKLIQFFYQHTGQVLSRDTLLNEIWGINYLGTTRTLDQHIAKLRKKIENTPSSPKFITTVHGVGYRYSEQS; this is encoded by the coding sequence ATGACAACCATACACATACTTGTGGCAGAAGATGACGACAATATCCGCATGGGACTTGTGGATATTCTGGAAAGTGAATCCTATCAGGTGACCCAGGCACAAAACGGTGAAAAAGCTCTGGCACTATTCCGGAACAATACCGTGGATCTGGTACTTCTGGACATCATGATGCCTGAAAAAAACGGTTATGATGTTTGCCGTGATATCAGGGCCATGGATAAGCAGGTCCCCATCATAATGCTCACGGCAAAAGGCGAAGAGATGGACAAGGTAATCGGACTTCACTCCGGGGCTGATGACTACATCACAAAACCATTCGGTATCCATGAGCTTCTGGCGAGGATCACTGCGGTCTTAAGACGCGCCGGGCTTCAAAAGAACGCTGTAGCCCATGCTGAGACCACAAAAGATGCGACCACAAAAAATTTTGATGCCTGCAAAGAAATCTTTATGTTTGGCGGATACCGGGTAAATCCCAAAACATTCAAGCTGACTACAAGATATTCAGAAGAACCTCTATCTTCATCACATGACGGTAAATTGGACATGAAAGCCCCTGTTGAAATTGTTGAAATTGAAATTTCCAAGCGGGAATTGAAATTAATTCAATTTTTTTATCAACACACAGGACAGGTTTTAAGCCGGGACACCCTGTTGAATGAAATATGGGGGATCAACTATCTGGGCACCACCCGGACTCTTGATCAGCACATTGCCAAACTGAGAAAAAAGATAGAAAACACACCGTCCTCCCCGAAATTTATCACCACCGTCCACGGGGTCGGATACCGATATTCAGAACAATCTTGA
- a CDS encoding IS110 family RNA-guided transposase, with translation MNNNITIGMDLGDKFHIAVVFDSDGTELEIAKVINTKTGIRTFFKQYKSATVAIEAGTHSPWISRLLTEMEQTVYVGNPRKLRYIWDSIDKSDARDARMLGMVCRLEPRLLQPIHHRSSQAQVDLTTIKSRDMLVKSRTQLINHVRGIVKANGERLPKCSAASFANKCSSDIPKELWPAIAPLFEVITELNCQIKELESKIEQLSIEKYPETRFLRQVPGVGPITALSYILYIEDPARFSKSRQVGPFLGLTPRRDQSGEMDKQLPITKAGNTYLRQLLVGCAHYIMGPFGPENSLRLHGLAIAARGGKNAKKRAVVAVARKLAVLLHRLWVSEDTYQPFYCRDKKVA, from the coding sequence ATGAATAACAATATCACAATAGGAATGGATTTGGGAGACAAGTTTCACATAGCGGTTGTATTTGACAGTGATGGCACTGAATTAGAGATTGCCAAGGTGATTAATACTAAAACCGGTATACGCACGTTCTTCAAACAGTACAAATCCGCCACAGTGGCTATAGAGGCAGGCACTCACTCTCCATGGATCAGCCGGTTGTTGACTGAAATGGAGCAGACCGTGTACGTCGGGAACCCTCGTAAATTAAGGTATATCTGGGACAGTATTGATAAATCAGATGCCCGGGACGCACGGATGCTTGGTATGGTTTGCCGATTGGAACCAAGACTTCTGCAACCAATACACCATCGCAGCAGCCAGGCCCAAGTTGATCTGACAACAATCAAATCCCGTGATATGCTGGTTAAGAGCCGCACACAGCTGATCAACCACGTAAGGGGAATCGTCAAAGCCAATGGGGAGCGTCTGCCCAAATGCAGTGCAGCAAGCTTTGCCAATAAATGTAGTTCCGATATCCCAAAAGAGCTTTGGCCTGCTATAGCGCCTTTGTTTGAAGTTATCACGGAGTTGAATTGCCAGATAAAAGAGCTTGAGAGCAAAATTGAACAACTCAGCATAGAAAAGTACCCTGAAACCAGGTTTTTGAGGCAGGTTCCTGGAGTTGGTCCCATAACTGCATTGTCATATATCCTTTACATTGAAGATCCTGCCCGTTTTTCCAAAAGTCGTCAAGTCGGTCCTTTCTTAGGGTTAACACCCAGGAGGGACCAATCGGGTGAAATGGACAAGCAACTTCCCATTACTAAAGCAGGGAATACTTATCTGCGCCAGTTGCTGGTGGGATGTGCCCATTATATTATGGGGCCATTTGGCCCAGAAAATTCCCTGCGCCTCCACGGCCTGGCTATCGCTGCAAGAGGAGGTAAAAATGCCAAGAAACGAGCCGTTGTCGCTGTCGCCCGGAAATTGGCAGTGCTACTGCATCGACTATGGGTGAGCGAAGACACATACCAGCCATTTTATTGCAGAGACAAAAAAGTTGCCTGA
- the trkA gene encoding Trk system potassium transporter TrkA, whose amino-acid sequence MKIIIVGAGEVGYNIAGRLASENKQVIVIDKNPDAVRRLSENLDIQVITASGSNPKVLIDAGINETDILLAVTDQDETNLVACLITDLISPTTKKLVRLRDADFDSYHERFKKEAPHIDTVINPEIEVVNTIRKLMEVPGAVDVGDFVDGQVKYIGIRLDKNSPMAGIRLIDFPAEFGEERPLIAAIIRGNKVIVPRGGNKLEPGDLVYFVCETIKLEKTLKLFGKKIQPIQNALIIGGGRIGERLAKRLEQDNIKTKIIESDINRCHYLSEQMDKTVVLHGDGSDQKLFLEENAGQSDVVVSVTDDDETNILVSLLAKNLGVQNTITRIGKSSYSPLLATIGLEKVVNPRLSAVSSILQNVRKGKVLSDISIFGERGEFIEAIALETSDITNKPLKKISFPKGALLVCIIREGQIMIPAGDSSVKPGDRIIMFAVKHAVKKLEKLLTVKLDFF is encoded by the coding sequence TTGAAGATTATTATCGTTGGTGCAGGGGAAGTCGGATATAACATTGCCGGCCGGCTTGCGTCTGAAAACAAGCAGGTTATTGTCATTGACAAGAACCCGGACGCTGTTCGGCGACTTTCCGAAAACCTTGATATACAGGTCATAACAGCATCAGGCAGCAATCCCAAAGTTCTCATTGATGCCGGTATCAATGAAACTGATATCCTTCTTGCGGTAACAGACCAGGATGAAACAAACCTTGTGGCCTGTCTGATAACCGACCTGATATCACCCACAACTAAAAAACTGGTAAGGCTCAGGGATGCTGATTTTGATTCCTATCATGAGCGCTTCAAAAAAGAGGCCCCCCATATTGATACTGTGATCAATCCTGAAATTGAGGTGGTCAATACCATCAGAAAGCTGATGGAAGTACCCGGCGCTGTTGATGTTGGTGATTTTGTTGACGGTCAGGTAAAATATATAGGGATCAGACTGGACAAAAATTCTCCTATGGCAGGAATCCGACTGATTGATTTTCCTGCTGAATTTGGTGAAGAAAGACCGTTGATTGCAGCCATCATAAGAGGCAACAAAGTTATCGTACCCAGAGGCGGAAACAAATTAGAACCCGGCGATCTTGTCTATTTTGTCTGTGAGACAATAAAGCTTGAAAAAACACTCAAGCTTTTTGGAAAAAAAATACAGCCCATTCAAAACGCCTTGATTATCGGTGGCGGACGAATCGGTGAACGACTTGCCAAACGTCTTGAACAAGACAATATTAAAACAAAAATCATTGAATCCGATATTAACCGGTGTCATTATCTGTCCGAACAAATGGATAAAACCGTTGTTCTGCATGGGGATGGGTCTGACCAGAAACTCTTTCTTGAAGAAAATGCAGGCCAAAGCGATGTAGTGGTATCTGTTACAGATGATGATGAAACCAATATACTTGTTTCCCTGCTGGCAAAAAACTTAGGTGTTCAAAATACGATCACCAGGATCGGAAAATCAAGTTATTCTCCCCTGCTTGCCACCATTGGCCTGGAAAAAGTTGTCAACCCGAGACTTTCAGCTGTCAGTTCCATCCTGCAGAATGTGAGAAAAGGAAAAGTTTTGTCTGATATTTCCATTTTTGGGGAACGAGGTGAATTTATCGAAGCCATTGCCCTTGAAACCTCGGATATCACGAACAAACCTTTAAAAAAAATATCCTTTCCCAAAGGTGCGCTTCTGGTATGTATCATCAGGGAAGGACAAATCATGATTCCGGCGGGAGACAGTTCTGTCAAGCCTGGCGACCGGATCATCATGTTTGCCGTAAAACATGCCGTAAAAAAACTTGAAAAACTTTTGACTGTTAAACTGGATTTCTTCTGA
- a CDS encoding TrkH family potassium uptake protein yields MRWQFIARIIGILLLFLGFSMIVPLLVSLYYHDLALNGFLRSIAITVVAGLLLILLSKSHATEDYINQKEGMTTVALAWTAIGLFGALPFYFSPDFTNFTDAFFESVSGFTTTGSSVMINIEGATQSLLFWRSFIQWLGGMGIIVLSLAILPFLGVGGIQLYKAEVPSPVPDKLTPRLSDSAKILWIVYAVFTLIEIIFLLGGGMSLFEASCHAFTTLPTGGFSPKNASIAHYDSAFFDYVIVIFMVLAGINFSLHYQMLRGKTLAFWEDTECRFFLGLTLLLTLLITWDIYGSVYTSVKDAFRFSSFQVVSIITTTGFATADYEKFPGLSQVLLFVCMFIGASAGSTGGGMKCARIIACFKYCYRELFKIIHPRSISHVKINNTVIPDEVIRSIMGFLALYIGLFILSSILLACMGIDMMTAFGAVAACIGNIGPGFGTVGPTENFAHLPVMGKWLLAWCMLLGRLEIYTVIILFVPEFWRK; encoded by the coding sequence ATGCGCTGGCAGTTTATCGCAAGAATTATAGGTATTCTTCTTTTATTTTTGGGATTTTCCATGATCGTCCCGTTACTGGTGAGTTTGTATTATCATGACCTTGCCTTGAACGGTTTTCTTCGATCTATTGCTATTACCGTGGTGGCTGGACTTTTACTGATCCTTCTGTCAAAAAGCCATGCAACCGAGGATTATATAAACCAGAAAGAAGGAATGACCACCGTTGCCCTGGCCTGGACTGCCATCGGCCTTTTCGGTGCCCTGCCCTTTTATTTTAGCCCTGACTTTACAAATTTTACCGATGCCTTTTTCGAATCGGTTTCCGGGTTTACAACAACCGGATCATCGGTCATGATAAATATTGAAGGGGCAACTCAAAGCCTTCTTTTCTGGAGAAGTTTTATTCAATGGCTTGGCGGCATGGGAATTATTGTCCTATCTCTGGCCATACTCCCGTTCCTGGGGGTTGGGGGAATTCAATTGTACAAAGCGGAAGTCCCAAGTCCCGTACCTGACAAACTCACCCCGAGACTGAGTGACTCTGCAAAAATCTTATGGATCGTATATGCAGTCTTCACCTTGATTGAAATTATTTTTCTGCTGGGTGGCGGCATGTCGTTATTCGAGGCTTCCTGCCATGCGTTCACAACCCTTCCGACCGGCGGGTTTTCTCCTAAAAATGCATCCATTGCCCATTATGACAGTGCTTTTTTTGATTATGTCATTGTCATATTTATGGTGCTGGCAGGTATTAATTTTTCTCTTCATTATCAGATGCTCAGGGGTAAAACACTTGCTTTCTGGGAAGATACGGAATGCAGGTTTTTTCTTGGACTCACATTACTGTTAACCCTTTTAATAACCTGGGATATCTACGGCTCCGTCTATACATCCGTTAAAGATGCATTTCGGTTTTCAAGCTTTCAGGTGGTCTCCATCATTACAACAACAGGATTTGCAACAGCGGATTATGAAAAATTCCCGGGATTGAGCCAGGTGCTTTTATTTGTCTGCATGTTTATTGGTGCGTCTGCAGGCTCAACCGGCGGCGGTATGAAGTGCGCCAGGATTATTGCCTGTTTTAAATATTGTTACAGGGAATTGTTCAAGATTATACACCCGCGAAGCATCAGCCATGTAAAAATCAATAATACGGTTATCCCGGATGAAGTGATTCGAAGCATCATGGGATTTTTAGCTCTTTATATCGGTCTTTTTATTTTGTCCAGCATACTTCTTGCCTGCATGGGGATTGACATGATGACAGCATTTGGTGCGGTTGCCGCCTGCATAGGCAATATCGGCCCCGGCTTTGGAACCGTGGGACCAACTGAAAATTTTGCCCACCTGCCGGTAATGGGAAAATGGCTGCTTGCCTGGTGCATGCTGCTGGGCAGGCTGGAAATTTATACCGTTATCATCCTGTTTGTTCCCGAGTTCTGGAGAAAATAA
- a CDS encoding sensor histidine kinase, with product MTSKRTILFFWALFLVPTLIVAGLAFKLLFHEQERLNRLALNTLSSQAQTIADTIHITAQAVQDNMGLSLLQLAPDRLSMQLKFWEASNPLVRNFFVLQNDKGLAYPVPGMGSTPEERRFIDRYEALFSGRLAFDYNDMPSKDEAGFFFEKPLAPVHNDLYSGKTPLVSAASKNTAEQQSPSARQNLVTLSRSPLREVPRQEDEKSLNKNNTDKKNLFEKDRIEKTGWIPWFSENRLFILVWAQQQKNDDVYGVELELMTLLSRLVVDFPPLPQENAALVLMDGNGNALHQSGNFQIPAIKKPDISLAVSPLLPHWKITVFMNDKKMGNTLGFFYLSCVLLGIFLVAIISGGALLTHMTLKNMKDARQKTSFVSSVSHELKTPLTSIRMYAELLRSGRITAPEKTDRYLSVMVTETLRLTRLINNVLDFGRLEQGKKQYHKTTFDLGMLLKHIIDDHSIRIQKHGLEIIRQFPACTADDFMIFSDADALKQVILNLIDNAIKYARQGGFIRFVLEKARTKTTGIAGTTGIKEKMILLKVCDNGPGIPKKHHNTIFEKFHRVDNSLTATHPGSGLGLSISRQIMHSLGGDLVLEQNQTGTGCCFTARIKPA from the coding sequence ATGACAAGCAAACGGACCATTCTCTTCTTCTGGGCACTGTTTTTAGTGCCCACTTTGATTGTGGCCGGCCTGGCCTTCAAACTGCTGTTCCATGAACAAGAACGCCTTAACCGATTGGCTCTGAACACATTATCCAGTCAGGCGCAAACCATTGCCGACACCATTCATATAACAGCCCAGGCCGTTCAGGACAACATGGGACTGTCCCTGCTACAACTTGCCCCTGACCGGCTGTCAATGCAGCTCAAATTCTGGGAAGCCTCCAACCCTCTGGTTCGCAACTTTTTTGTGCTGCAAAATGACAAGGGGCTGGCATACCCTGTTCCTGGTATGGGGTCAACCCCGGAGGAGAGGCGGTTCATAGACAGATATGAGGCGCTGTTTTCCGGCAGACTTGCCTTTGATTATAATGATATGCCGTCCAAAGATGAGGCCGGGTTTTTTTTTGAAAAACCACTGGCACCTGTCCATAACGATCTTTACTCTGGAAAAACACCTCTTGTATCTGCTGCATCAAAGAATACTGCTGAACAGCAAAGCCCCTCTGCAAGACAAAACCTTGTGACCCTGTCAAGATCCCCTCTGCGGGAAGTGCCTCGGCAGGAAGATGAAAAATCCCTGAATAAAAACAATACAGACAAAAAAAACTTGTTCGAAAAAGACCGGATTGAAAAAACCGGTTGGATTCCCTGGTTCAGTGAAAACCGCCTGTTTATTCTGGTGTGGGCACAGCAACAGAAAAATGATGACGTATACGGTGTGGAACTTGAATTAATGACCCTTTTATCACGGCTGGTGGTGGATTTTCCCCCTCTGCCCCAGGAGAATGCAGCACTGGTACTCATGGATGGCAACGGCAATGCCCTTCATCAATCCGGAAATTTCCAGATACCGGCAATTAAAAAACCAGATATTTCCCTTGCAGTATCACCTCTGTTGCCCCACTGGAAAATCACGGTATTCATGAATGACAAAAAAATGGGGAACACCCTGGGATTTTTTTATCTCTCCTGCGTTCTTCTGGGTATTTTTCTTGTTGCCATCATCTCCGGCGGTGCCCTACTCACACATATGACCCTGAAAAACATGAAAGATGCCCGTCAAAAAACCTCATTTGTTTCATCAGTGTCCCACGAGCTGAAAACCCCTCTGACCAGTATCCGCATGTATGCTGAACTGCTCCGGTCCGGACGGATTACTGCTCCTGAAAAAACAGACCGCTACCTGTCGGTGATGGTGACAGAGACCCTTCGCCTAACACGGCTGATCAACAATGTACTGGATTTTGGAAGGCTGGAACAGGGAAAAAAACAATATCACAAAACAACCTTTGATCTTGGGATGCTTCTAAAGCATATCATTGATGACCACAGTATCAGGATACAAAAGCACGGCCTTGAAATAATCCGCCAGTTCCCAGCCTGCACTGCCGACGATTTCATGATCTTTTCCGATGCAGATGCACTCAAACAGGTTATTCTCAACCTCATTGACAATGCAATAAAATATGCAAGACAGGGTGGATTCATCCGGTTTGTTCTGGAAAAAGCGCGTACTAAAACAACGGGTATAGCTGGAACAACTGGTATAAAAGAGAAGATGATTTTATTAAAAGTTTGTGACAATGGTCCGGGAATTCCAAAAAAACACCACAACACCATATTTGAAAAATTTCACAGGGTGGACAACTCATTAACTGCAACTCATCCGGGTTCTGGTCTGGGTTTGAGCATTTCCAGACAAATCATGCACAGCCTTGGAGGAGATCTGGTGCTTGAACAAAACCAAACCGGTACAGGATGCTGTTTTACAGCAAGGATAAAACCCGCATGA